The genomic stretch CCAGAGCGTTGCCAGCGTCGCCCTGGCCCCGCGCTCACCGGTGATCTTGGCAAGGCTTTCGATCTCGCGGCCGTCGGAACCCGGATTGGCGCGGCCGGTTTCGCATGCCGACCAGGTCAGAAGATCGACATTGGAGAAATCGAAATCGCCGGCCGTCCCCTTGATCTCGCTCACCGGCAGATGCTCGCCCGTGCCCAGCAGGAGGTAGGAATCGTCCTCATTGTTGCCGAGCACGAAATGCGAGGCGACATGGATCGTCCCTGCCCCGACCGATGATGAACCGCCGATCGTGAGCGCCTCGGCAAGCGCCGCCCGGTCGAAGGCTTCGTCGAGCGCGAGAGCGCCATCCATGAATCCATATCGCTCCTCGCCGCTCAGAAGTCCGCCGAATTCCAGCGCCACGCCCGGAAGCTCGGAGAAATCGCCGACCGCGCGGGTCAGCCCCAGCCCGGCAAAAGGCGTCTCGGCCACCGCAACGCCGGTGATCTCGCTCTCGCTGCTGGTCAGGCTTGCGATATCATAGCGTTCCACCAGATATTCCGCGCCATCATAAAGCGCCTGATAGGGCAGATAGCGCAGTCGCCTGTCTTGCGAGAGCAGCAGGAGTTCGGGGTCGATACGGGCGAGATCATCCGCGACCGGTCCGACAAGAAGGTCATAAAGCACTTCGCTCTCGGCGCGCGGATCGCTGAAGAAGTCGTTGAAGCCGAGATGCAGATCGGCGAGCGCGGCGTTGAGCGTGGCTTCCGAAAACGGCTCTCCGTTCCAGCTGTCGATCGTGTAGCTCAGTTGTTCGTCCCGCGACGTCAGCAGGATATTGAGCCGGTCCGGCATGACCAGATAATGCAGCGCCACCGCATTGGTTTCCAGACCGGAGAGGATCGTGGCCTGGACGGATTGTTCGGCAAGCGGCGTCTCGCTTGCGGGCTCGCTTTCCTCCAGGTCGGCAAGCGCCGTAAAGATTGTCTCCAGCCCGGCCTCATAGGCAGCATCGGCCTCGGCGAGCTCATCGTTCAGAACATTCAGCCGCTCCTGCTCCGCCCCCGTCAGGGTGCCCGCCTCCTGCCGTGAAAGCAGGGCGTCACGTTCGCGCACATCGGCAATGGCTGGCGGCTGAAGCGCGGCAATCGCGGCCTGAAGCGCCGTCTCCGCCTCCGTCAGCGGCAAAGTCGCAAAGGCATCGCCGGCAAAGTCCAGATCGCGATCGGTAAACTGGAAGGCCTCGAAATCCTTCAACAGGCCGAGGACGAATTCGGCATCGCTCAACCGGTCCTGCTGGATGAAGAGGTCGGCGAGCCAGCGATAATTGTCGGCGATCAGGTCGCGGAAGCAGCCGCGCAGGTTCTCCGGCAGGGTCGCCAGATCGGCGCGCACGCCCTGCAGCCGGTTGATCGCCTGCTTGGCGAGCAGAACGGCAAGCGAATCCGAGCCGAGCGCAAAGGCGCGCTCGCTGGCATTGGAGAGATGGCAGACGCGGGTGAGTTCGGCCGACAGCGGCCCTTCGGAGAGCTCGCGCAACCGGTCGAGCCGGAGTTCGGCGGAAAGCGCCGTCAGCTCCATCGCCAGCGCCTGGCCATTATCGCCCGCCACCTGCAGCGCATCGCCATAGCGCCTGGCGGAGTTGACGAGGCCGATACTGGTGCCGCCGCGCGCGCGCACCGCCGCGAAGGTCTCGGCAGCTGACTGAAGGTCCGGCAGCGGCGGCGCGGCCTCGGGGTCGGCGGCGCGGATCAGCCGGAGGAAATCGGCCGCCGCCTTGTCGCCGTTCGTGGCCATCAGGCCGAGGAAGCCGACAAGCCCGTCGGGCAGCGATTGCAGGTCGCCGGGCGCCCGGCTTTCCACCAGCCTGCGGATCGTGGCGTTGCGGATATTGCTTCCTTCGCCAGCCTCAGCCGAGCCGGTCAACGCGCCGAGTTCATAGTCCTTTGCCCGCTCCGCCCGCTCGGCAGCGCCGCGAAAATCGCCATAGGCCGCAAGAACGTCGACAAGTTCGATCGAATCCAGCGCCACAAGCCGGTCGAAGCCCACGGCAACGAGATCGGCGCCATAGCGGCCGGCGGCAAACTGCTTGGCGATTGTCCCGCAGCTTTCCCCGTCATCCTCGCAGATGCGCCCGAGCATCGCCTCGGCCTCGCCCATGGGCGTTGCGCCATCGCGTTGAGCCCGCGCCATGCGCAGATCGTAGGCAACCGCGCCGGCAACCGATTCCCGCCTGATGCTGTCGCGCTCGAAACCCTGCGGCGCGCTTTCGTAACGCTGCTTGAAAACCCGAAGAAAATCCTCCGCCTTGTATTCGGAGAATTCCGGGAAGGCATCGAGAAGCCGCGCCAGCTTGAAGAGCGCTTCGGCGTCTCCCTTCTCGGCCGCCTTGGTCAGCCATTTCGCCCCCTCCATCGGGTCGAGCACCGCGCCGCATTCCGCGCAGAGAGAGGTCTCGGCAAGCCGCGCGGCAAAGGCGGCGGACCGGTCGGCGGCGGTCGCGATCATCATCGTTCCCGCTGTCGACAAGAGCGCCGGACTGCCCTCCATCATCCGGTTGGCAAGGAAATCGGCGATCCAGGAAGAAGAGAAGGCCCAGTCGGCATCCGGTCCGTTCTCTGAAGCTTTTCGGTCAGCGAGATCGACAAGCGCCTGATACCAGGAAAGTGCGGCCGCAATCGCCTCGGGCGTGGCGCCATCTGCCTGCCGCGCCAGCTGCGCCATGGCAAAGCCTTCGCCGGCTTCAGCCGCCTCCTCGAAAAGCCGACGGGCACGCTCGGTATCCTTCTCGCCGCCCTGGCCATATTCCAGCATCAGCGCCAGATGGGCGGCTGCGTAGGGGGCGCCCTTGGCGGCGGCATCTTCCAGCAGGCGGCGCGCGGCGGCGGCGGATTTGCCGTGGATGGTCGCGCCCTGCAGCATTCGCTCGGCAAGGAGATATTCAAAGGCCGGGCCGGAGATCACCGTCAGCGCCTCGAAAGCCTCCGGATGCGCGAGAACGACATTGGCGATGCGGCTTGTTTCCTCGCGGTCCGATACGGTCAGCACCAGTCCGTAATCCGACGTCGTGAACATGCCGAGCGGCATGGCGAAAACCTGTTCCTCGCGCATCTGGCTCTGCCGCTGCGCTGCCTCGACCGTGAAGGCGACGGCGGCCTCCGCCGTCTCCATAGCGGCATAATAGTCCGGAGCGCCCCATGCCGCACCGTCCTCTCCCATCAGTTCGGCCAGGGCCCTGGCGCGCTGGTCGCCGCCCGGCGCAAAGGCCACCTTCTCGGAAAGAAGCGTGAGCGCCGTTTCCTCTTCAAGCGCGCTCCATTCGTCGCGCGCCGTCATCCGGTCAAAGGCCGGGCCGAGGATCTCCCGGACCCATGGCCGGTCAAGCGGCGGAAGCACGTGCGGGGGATAGAGGAAATCGAGAAGCCGGAGGCCGTCTTCATTCGCGGCGAGAACGCCTGCGTCGCTCTCGCAGGCTCTGCCCGTCACGGGCATGTCGGCGATCGCCGCGACATCGGAGACCGTCGGCGTGAACGCGCCGACGCGCGGGGCAAGGCCGAGCCGCTCGCGCATGCGGTTCCAGCCCTCCCGGCTTGCGGGGCCGAAAGCCCCGTCGAGCGCGCCGTCATAGCAACCGTGGCGCTGCATAAGCGATTGGGCGACGCGGAGATAGTCGTGGAACAGCGCACTGAAGTCGCGCTGGGCGACGCGCAGATCGCCGAGGCCAACATAGCCGTAAGCGAGGTTCTGGGTCGTCATGCCGACGATCAATGGGCAGAAGCGATCGCCGTAGCGATCGACATCGTCGGCCATCGCCGTCACCGCGCCCGGCAAGGTTTCGGCGACACGTAGCAGATTGGCGTCGGAAAGATCGAGACTGTAGCCATCGTTCTCCGAGATCCCGGCGTCATAGGCGATGTCATCTACCTTCATTCCCGTCCAGGCGGAAAACGCGGTCACCATGAACGCGTTGCGCTCATTGGCGTTCATCTCGGCAAACAGGTCTTCGGAAACGCAGGACAGACCCGAAAGCGCCTGAACCGCGCGGCCGTAGACGCTGTCGCCAAGCCCGGCGCGGCCGGAAGGCGGCGCAAGACCGTTATTGCTGCGGATGCTGGCGATCACCTCCGCAGCGTCAACCTCATAGGCATCGCGCGTATCGTCGGCATAGCGGAAATGCAGCGCAGCGTAACAGTCGCAATCATCAATCCGGATATAGAACGAACTGACGATCTCGCCGCTCGCGGGATTGCGGATTGAAACACTACATTCGCTTTCCGACACAAGACGTTGATCAGCCTCGCCAAACCCGTATTTTCTCCAGTTCGAAACGCGCTCGTCGACGAGCGCGGCGCAATCACCATAGCTGTCCTGGATCAGGCGCAGATTGCCTTTGACGGGGCCAAGGGCGAAACGGCGGTCGACGCCGTCAGCGTCGAATGCGCCTCCATCCGGCAGCACGGCATGGATGTCGTAGGGCACGCCGTTGCGGTAGAGCTCAAGGGCCGCCGCCGGGGCCGCAGCAAAGAAGGGGGCGAACGCCAGCAAGGCCGCGACCGCGGCCGCACCCCCCCGTCCAGATTCTGCCCGCGATCCCCGTTTGTGCATCCCGTCCCGTCCCCCGTCTCTTCTGACAAATGCCAAGTTTATCTTGCCATCGGCCCTTGCGGTTGAAAACCTCCGAATACAACCGCGTCCGCCTTTTCAAGCGCCCTCATCACCGGATCGCCCGGTCTTTTGCTCCGGCGCTGACGGCACGCCGTCACGCCGCGTATAGGAAAAATCGGGCTCGGCCCTGAGCCGCACCTCGCGCGGCGCGATCGAGATGCCCGCCTCGCGAAACATGCGTCTGACGGCATCGTAAACGACCGCGCGCAGGGCAAACTGGGTTCCGGGCCGGCACTTGTAGACGATGCGCAGAACCATGGCGCTGTCGTCGATCATGACGATGCCGGCATTTTCGAGCGGCGCGACAAGGTTCCGACCATGAACGGGATCGGCTAGAAACGCATCATTCAACGCCCTGAAGCGCGGCTCCAGCCCGTCGAGATCGGTTTCGAGCGGCAGTCGGAATTCCAGCCACATCGCCGCCCAGTCGCGCGACTTGTTGGCGATGGTGCGGATCTCGCCGAAGGGAACAGTGTGGATGGCGCCGAGCGGATGGCGGATCTGGACCGATCGGATGCCGGCCCGCTCGACCGTGCCGCTGGCGACCCCGACATCGACGAGATCGCCGACGCGAAAGGCGTCGTCGACCAGGAAGAAGATGCCGGAAATGACGTCCTTCACCAGCGTCTGGCTGCCCATGCCGATGGCGATGCCGACAATGCCGGCCCCGGCCAGAAGCGGCAGCACGTCAATGCCGAGCGCCGAGATCGCGATGATCGACGCGATCGACGCGATCGTGATCAGCAAGGTGTTGCGCACGAGCGGCAGAACGGTGGCGACGCGGCTTTGGCGCAACGCCTTTTCTGCCTCGTCCGTCCCTTCAGCATAGGCCGCCTTCAACAGCATGCGCTGCGAGCCGATCAGCACCAGGTGCCAGCCGACATAGGCGAGCACCAGCGTGACGAGGAGCTGCGTCAGCGAGGGCATGATCGCCGTGATACGCGCATTGGAAAGGCCCTGCCAGGGGCCGCTCCACAGGCGGATGAGCGCCAGCAGCGCCACAAGCACGGCGGCCGCCTGCCCGAGACGGGCAAAGAACTGCGCGAAGGTCGGTACATCATGAGGCAACGCCATCTGCGGCTCCGCCTCAAGCGCTGCCCGCCGCCGGGCGCGGTCGCGCGCATCCGCCCGCGCCGCCCAGTCATCCATCAGCAGGCAGCCGATGGCGAGTGCCAGAATGATCATGAAGCCCAGGACGGCCAGCGTTCCCGCCTGTGGCCGGTTGAGCAGCAGGAGCAGCGACGTGCCGAACCAGGAGAGGCAGATGTAGAAGATCGCGAAGAGATGCCAGACCGTGCTCAGCGATTTCCAGCCAAGCCCGCGGCTGCGCCCGGCCGGATCGGTGGCAAGGATCGCCGCCACGGAGAAACGGTTGGTCAGGCAGGCGATGATCAAGAGCAGCGTGACCACCGAGCGCGAGAACAGCGAGAGCGTCAGCGTCTCGTCGACCGGCATGCCTGCCTGCCTCAGGAGCGAGGTTGTGGCAAGAAAGAAGATCGCCAGCGCGAAAATGCCGACGGACTGCCAGTAGAGCCTTCCGGCGGCCGGATCGGAAAGCGCCACGATCCTCAGATCGGCGCGTCCGGGCGAGAGCGGAATACGGGCCAGAAGCGCGAAGCCGCGGATCGCGAAGAAGGCCGTCAGATAGGTGACGACGAAAAGCTGCGCGCCGGGATCGGCCTGAACGCTCATCAGAAGCGGCCAACCGCCGACCATGGCGAAGATCAGGAGACCGGCAAGGTCGACGGCCACATGGATGATCCGCTGGACAAGGCTCTTCGGATCAAACCCGGCCCTAAATCGGCGGAAGATCGCCCTGAACACGGCTTCGGCAACGGCGCCGATGCCGAGACAGAGGATGATCCGCAGGATGACCGCGCCGAGACTGAAGCCGTCCTCGCTTAGCCCATGCAGGAAACCGGAAACCTCGGCGGGGAAATCATCAAGCCCGAGCATCAGCGCCTCGAGCCGTTCGGCCGCCGCCGTCGCATTGTCGGCAAAGAAGGAAAGCACGGCCCCCAGCCGCTCGATCGGCGACAGCTTTTCCGGCGCGCCGACGACCTCCTGAGCAAGAGCCAGACGCGGCAGCGCAAGGATGGCGAAGGCAAACGCGGAGAGCCGCACGGGTCTTTCTGTCTTCACGGCATCGCGCCCTCGTTGCGGGCGAAGGCGGAAGCGCGCGGCAGGACCCGCCAGGCATAGCGATCGACCCATACATCGGAGAGAGCGCCGCCAAGACCCATGCTGCCGCGCGTCCGGCCGCTCGCTGCGGCATCTTCCAGAACGCCGGACAGTGCATTGGCGGCCGCCGAGCGCGTGCCGCCGCCGCAATTGTCCAGCACGCCGGAAAGGTTCAGCGCCTCGGCGTTTTCCTCGAGCTCGCTGACCAGAACATAAAGCCGCTCATAGCCCGCCGAATACGGCACCGGCCCCGGACAATCGGAACACATCACCATCGGATCGCCGAGATCGCGCAGGGCCTGATCGCCCTCGATGAGCTCGTAATCGACATTGATGCAGTATTGCGCGTCAATGTGGATCCGGTTGACGTCGCGCTGGCCGTCGCGCGCGCCGGTGGCGCGAAAACGCAGGAGGTCGCATTGCTTGAGATCGTCCATGCCCGCAAGCGGCTGAAAGCCCACCTCGCCCATTGTTCTGAGCGCCGCCTGGCATTCGCGGCGCGGATCGATGGCCGAGCCGGGCGCGCCGAGCACCGCGATGGGGCTTTCATTGCGCTCCACGTCCACGGCGACCGGTGACGGATTGAAGGGGCTTGCCTCCTCGCCAAGCGCATCCAGCGTGTGCGCCAGGCGCTCCGCCTTCAAAACGCGCGCGAGAAGCATCGCAAGGCGCTTTCCGTCTTCGGAAAGGTCGAAGGCGAGGCCGGTCGGCGTGTCATCGATCATCGCAGCGGGTCCGAACCAGAGCGTGTTGTCCTTCAGCACGATCTGCACATCGTAGATCTCTTCAGGGTAGCCGGCGCCGATTCCCGTCGTTTGCGAGGCGGCCTCGAGCGCTTCGGCAACACGCGTGCTGGTTTCCGTTCCGGGCGCAAGCGGCAGGCCGGATTCGGTGTCGAAAACCGGCGAGAAGGCGACGGTCAGCGTCACCGGGCTTGCCTCGATCTGAGCGAAACGCGCCGCCTCCGGCAGGCTGCCGGAAAAGGCGCAGAGCGCTTCGG from Martelella sp. AD-3 encodes the following:
- a CDS encoding CHAT domain-containing protein codes for the protein MLAFAPFFAAAPAAALELYRNGVPYDIHAVLPDGGAFDADGVDRRFALGPVKGNLRLIQDSYGDCAALVDERVSNWRKYGFGEADQRLVSESECSVSIRNPASGEIVSSFYIRIDDCDCYAALHFRYADDTRDAYEVDAAEVIASIRSNNGLAPPSGRAGLGDSVYGRAVQALSGLSCVSEDLFAEMNANERNAFMVTAFSAWTGMKVDDIAYDAGISENDGYSLDLSDANLLRVAETLPGAVTAMADDVDRYGDRFCPLIVGMTTQNLAYGYVGLGDLRVAQRDFSALFHDYLRVAQSLMQRHGCYDGALDGAFGPASREGWNRMRERLGLAPRVGAFTPTVSDVAAIADMPVTGRACESDAGVLAANEDGLRLLDFLYPPHVLPPLDRPWVREILGPAFDRMTARDEWSALEEETALTLLSEKVAFAPGGDQRARALAELMGEDGAAWGAPDYYAAMETAEAAVAFTVEAAQRQSQMREEQVFAMPLGMFTTSDYGLVLTVSDREETSRIANVVLAHPEAFEALTVISGPAFEYLLAERMLQGATIHGKSAAAARRLLEDAAAKGAPYAAAHLALMLEYGQGGEKDTERARRLFEEAAEAGEGFAMAQLARQADGATPEAIAAALSWYQALVDLADRKASENGPDADWAFSSSWIADFLANRMMEGSPALLSTAGTMMIATAADRSAAFAARLAETSLCAECGAVLDPMEGAKWLTKAAEKGDAEALFKLARLLDAFPEFSEYKAEDFLRVFKQRYESAPQGFERDSIRRESVAGAVAYDLRMARAQRDGATPMGEAEAMLGRICEDDGESCGTIAKQFAAGRYGADLVAVGFDRLVALDSIELVDVLAAYGDFRGAAERAERAKDYELGALTGSAEAGEGSNIRNATIRRLVESRAPGDLQSLPDGLVGFLGLMATNGDKAAADFLRLIRAADPEAAPPLPDLQSAAETFAAVRARGGTSIGLVNSARRYGDALQVAGDNGQALAMELTALSAELRLDRLRELSEGPLSAELTRVCHLSNASERAFALGSDSLAVLLAKQAINRLQGVRADLATLPENLRGCFRDLIADNYRWLADLFIQQDRLSDAEFVLGLLKDFEAFQFTDRDLDFAGDAFATLPLTEAETALQAAIAALQPPAIADVRERDALLSRQEAGTLTGAEQERLNVLNDELAEADAAYEAGLETIFTALADLEESEPASETPLAEQSVQATILSGLETNAVALHYLVMPDRLNILLTSRDEQLSYTIDSWNGEPFSEATLNAALADLHLGFNDFFSDPRAESEVLYDLLVGPVADDLARIDPELLLLSQDRRLRYLPYQALYDGAEYLVERYDIASLTSSESEITGVAVAETPFAGLGLTRAVGDFSELPGVALEFGGLLSGEERYGFMDGALALDEAFDRAALAEALTIGGSSSVGAGTIHVASHFVLGNNEDDSYLLLGTGEHLPVSEIKGTAGDFDFSNVDLLTWSACETGRANPGSDGREIESLAKITGERGARATLATLWPVLDISTPLIMQRFYELREFGGLSKAEALATAQREFIQRRIGDRDVLDRESVVFQTAGRLGLPAEPGSPITYDFDHPIFWAPFMLMGNWR
- a CDS encoding mechanosensitive ion channel family protein, which codes for MKTERPVRLSAFAFAILALPRLALAQEVVGAPEKLSPIERLGAVLSFFADNATAAAERLEALMLGLDDFPAEVSGFLHGLSEDGFSLGAVILRIILCLGIGAVAEAVFRAIFRRFRAGFDPKSLVQRIIHVAVDLAGLLIFAMVGGWPLLMSVQADPGAQLFVVTYLTAFFAIRGFALLARIPLSPGRADLRIVALSDPAAGRLYWQSVGIFALAIFFLATTSLLRQAGMPVDETLTLSLFSRSVVTLLLIIACLTNRFSVAAILATDPAGRSRGLGWKSLSTVWHLFAIFYICLSWFGTSLLLLLNRPQAGTLAVLGFMIILALAIGCLLMDDWAARADARDRARRRAALEAEPQMALPHDVPTFAQFFARLGQAAAVLVALLALIRLWSGPWQGLSNARITAIMPSLTQLLVTLVLAYVGWHLVLIGSQRMLLKAAYAEGTDEAEKALRQSRVATVLPLVRNTLLITIASIASIIAISALGIDVLPLLAGAGIVGIAIGMGSQTLVKDVISGIFFLVDDAFRVGDLVDVGVASGTVERAGIRSVQIRHPLGAIHTVPFGEIRTIANKSRDWAAMWLEFRLPLETDLDGLEPRFRALNDAFLADPVHGRNLVAPLENAGIVMIDDSAMVLRIVYKCRPGTQFALRAVVYDAVRRMFREAGISIAPREVRLRAEPDFSYTRRDGVPSAPEQKTGRSGDEGA